A portion of the Mangifera indica cultivar Alphonso unplaced genomic scaffold, CATAS_Mindica_2.1 Un_0152, whole genome shotgun sequence genome contains these proteins:
- the LOC123208190 gene encoding DNA polymerase kappa-like isoform X2, which yields MEKQESQHSSLDENPKPWQSYHTVYTNAKAGMDGVDKEKVQRVVYEMSKGSKYYENEERKEAFIRQKIEHMRARCAKLTPHDISHHQKVADKRVAELEATRDLSRTWLHVDMDAFYAAVETLSNPSLKGKPMAVGGMSMISTANYEGRRFGVRAAMPGFIARKLCPELIFVPTDFKKYTYYSDLTRKVFHNYDPNFMVTSLDEAYLDITEVCRERGISSAEIAEELRARVYKETGLTCSAGVAPNRLLAKVCSDINKPNGQFVLPNDRMAVMTFISSLPIRKIGGIGKVTEHILRDVFGINTCEEMLGKGSFICVLFSNSTAG from the exons ATGGAGAAGCAGGAGAGCCAACACTCATCATTAGATGAAAATCCAAAGCCATGGCAGTCTTATCACACTGTTTACACCAACGCTAAAGCAG GTATGGATGGAGTGGACAAGGAGAAAGTGCAAAGAGTTGTGTATGAGATGAGCAAGGGATCCAAGTATTATGAGAATGAGGAACGCAAGGAAGCCTTTATAAGGCAGAAGATAGAACACATGCGTGCTCGTTGTGCCAAGCTTACACCACATGATATTTCACACCATCAGAAG GTTGCAGATAAAAGAGTTGCAGAGCTAGAAGCTACACGTGACCTGTCTAGAACTTGGCTACATGTAGATATGGATGCTTTCTATGCAGCTGTAGAGACATTGAGCAATCCCTCTTTAAAGGGCAAGCCAATGGCTGTTGGCGGAATGTCAATGATATCCACTGCTAACTATGAG GGCCGAAGGTTCGGGGTTCGTGCTGCAATGCCTGGCTTCATTGCACGTAAATTGTGTCCAGAGTTAATTTTTGTTCCCACAGATTTTAAGAAGTACACATATTACAGTGATTTAACCAGAAAAG TTTTCCACAACTATGATCCTAACTTCATGGTGACTAGTTTGGATGAAGCATATCTTGACATAACAGAGGTTTGCCGAGAAAGGGGCATTAGCAGTGCAGAA ATTGCCGAAGAACTCAGAGCCAGAGTTTACAAAGAGACTGGTTTGACCTGCAGTGCAGGAGTAGCACCAAACCGCCTACTTGCTAAG GTTTGTTCAGATATCAACAAGCCAAATGGACAGTTTGTTTTGCCAAATGACCGGATGGCTGTGATGACATTTATATCATCCCTTCCTATACGAAAG ATTGGAGGCATTGGTAAAGTCACTGAGCATATTTTAAGAGATGTTTTTGGAATTAATACATGTGAGGAAATGCTGGGAAAGGGCAGTTTTATCTGTGTGCTTTTTTCAAATTCCACGGCAGGTTAG